The following coding sequences are from one Vicugna pacos chromosome 19, VicPac4, whole genome shotgun sequence window:
- the TFAP2C gene encoding transcription factor AP-2 gamma isoform X2 has product MLWKITDNVKYEEDCEDRHDASSNGNPRLPHLSSAGQHLYSPAPPLSHTGVAEYQPPPYFPPPYQQLAYSQSADPYSHLGEAYAAAINPLHQPAPTGSQQQAWPGRQSQEGAGLPSHHGRPAGLLPHLSGLEGGAMSARRDAYRRSDLLLPHSHALDAAGLAENLGLHDMAHQMEEVQNVDDQHLLLHDQTVIRKGPISMTKNPLSLPCQKELVGAVMNPSEVFCSVPGRLSLLSSTSKYKVTVAEVQRRLSPPECLNASLLGGVLRRAKSKNGGRSLREKLDKIGLNLPAGRRKAAHVTLLTSLVEGEAVHLARDFAYVCEAEFPSKSVAEYLTRPHLGGRNEMATRKNMLLAAQQVCKEFTELLNQDRTPNGNNRPTPVLETNIQSCLSHFSLITHGFGSQAICAAVSAVQNYIKEALIVIDKSYMNPGDQSPADSSKTLEKLEKHRK; this is encoded by the exons ATGTTGTGGAAAATAACAGATAATGTCAAGTATGAAGAGGACTGCGAG GATCGCCACGACGCGAGCAGCAATGGGAACCCGCGCCTCCCTCACCTCTCTTCCGCCGGGCAGCATCTCTACAGCCCCGCGCCGCCCCTCTCCCATACTGGAGTCGCCGAATACCAGCCACCACCCTACTTTCCACCTCCCTACCAGCAGCTGGCTTACTCGCAGTCCGCCGACCCCTACTCGCACCTGGGAGAAGCGTACGCGGCTGCCATCAACCCCTTGCACCAGCCGGCGCCCACCGGCAGCCAGCAGCAGGCCTGGCCTGGCCGCCAGAGTCAGGAGGGGGCTGGCCTGCCGTCGCACCACGGGCGCCCGGCAGGCTTGTTACCCCACCTCTCCGGGCTGGAAGGTGGCGCCATGAGCGCCCGCCGGGATGCCTACCGTCGCTCGGACCTACTGCTGCCCCACTCGCACGCCCTGGATGCTGCGGGCCTGGCCGAGAACTTGGGACTGCACGACATGGCACACCAGATGGAGGAGGTGCAG AATGTCGACGACCAGCACCTACTTCTGCACGATCAGACAGTTATTCGCAAAG GTCCCATTTCAATGACCAAGAACCCCCTGAGTCTCCCTTGTCAGAAGGAGCTGGTGGGGGCCGTGATGAATCCCAGTGAGGTCTTCTGCTCTGTCCCTGGAAGGTTGTCTCTCCTCAGTTCTACATCGAAATACAAAGTGACAGTCGCTGAAGTCCAGAGGCGACTGTCCCCGCCTGAGTGCTTAAATGCCTCATTACTGGGAGGTGTTCTCAGAAG AGCCAAATCTAAAAATGGTGGCCGGTCTTTGCGGGAGAAGTTGGACAAGATTGGGTTGAATCTTCCAGCCGGGAGACGGAAAGCTGCCCACGTAACCCTCCTGACATCCTTAGTAGAAG GTGAGGCTGTTCATTTGGCTCGGGACTTTGCCTATGTCTGTGAAGCAGAATTTCCTAGTAAATCCGTGGCCGAGTATTTAACCAGACCTCATCTGGGAGGACGGAATGAGATGGCGACTAGGAAGAACATGCTACTGGCCGCACA GCAAGTGTGTAAAGAATTCACAGAACTTCTCAATCAAGACCGAACTCCCAACGGGAACAACCGGCCCACCCCGGTCCTGGAGACCAACATCCAGAGCTGCTTGTCTCATTTCAGCCTGATTACCCACGGCTTCGGCAGCCAGGCCATCTGTGCCGCGGTGTCTGCTGTGCAGAACTACATCAAAGAAGCCCTGATAGTCATAGACAAATCCTATATGAATCCTGGAGACCAGAGTCCCGCGGATTCTAGCAAAACCCTGGAGAAGCTGGAGAAGCACAGAAAATAA
- the TFAP2C gene encoding transcription factor AP-2 gamma isoform X1 has product MCGLVSDRALRCVQAFSSDPCPSFSRPKSWGSDLAPQNASGIRAPRPSPPDPEGAFPQDRHDASSNGNPRLPHLSSAGQHLYSPAPPLSHTGVAEYQPPPYFPPPYQQLAYSQSADPYSHLGEAYAAAINPLHQPAPTGSQQQAWPGRQSQEGAGLPSHHGRPAGLLPHLSGLEGGAMSARRDAYRRSDLLLPHSHALDAAGLAENLGLHDMAHQMEEVQNVDDQHLLLHDQTVIRKGPISMTKNPLSLPCQKELVGAVMNPSEVFCSVPGRLSLLSSTSKYKVTVAEVQRRLSPPECLNASLLGGVLRRAKSKNGGRSLREKLDKIGLNLPAGRRKAAHVTLLTSLVEGEAVHLARDFAYVCEAEFPSKSVAEYLTRPHLGGRNEMATRKNMLLAAQQVCKEFTELLNQDRTPNGNNRPTPVLETNIQSCLSHFSLITHGFGSQAICAAVSAVQNYIKEALIVIDKSYMNPGDQSPADSSKTLEKLEKHRK; this is encoded by the exons ATGTGCGGGCTTGTGAGCGATCGCGCTCTGCGCTGCGTTCAGGCTTTCTCCTCGGACCCCTGCCCCAGCTTCTCCCGGCCCAAGTCCTGGGGTTCGGACTTGGCGCCTCAGAACGCCTCGGGCATCAGAGCGCCCAGACCTTCACCGCCGGACCCTGAGGGCGCGTTCCCCCAG GATCGCCACGACGCGAGCAGCAATGGGAACCCGCGCCTCCCTCACCTCTCTTCCGCCGGGCAGCATCTCTACAGCCCCGCGCCGCCCCTCTCCCATACTGGAGTCGCCGAATACCAGCCACCACCCTACTTTCCACCTCCCTACCAGCAGCTGGCTTACTCGCAGTCCGCCGACCCCTACTCGCACCTGGGAGAAGCGTACGCGGCTGCCATCAACCCCTTGCACCAGCCGGCGCCCACCGGCAGCCAGCAGCAGGCCTGGCCTGGCCGCCAGAGTCAGGAGGGGGCTGGCCTGCCGTCGCACCACGGGCGCCCGGCAGGCTTGTTACCCCACCTCTCCGGGCTGGAAGGTGGCGCCATGAGCGCCCGCCGGGATGCCTACCGTCGCTCGGACCTACTGCTGCCCCACTCGCACGCCCTGGATGCTGCGGGCCTGGCCGAGAACTTGGGACTGCACGACATGGCACACCAGATGGAGGAGGTGCAG AATGTCGACGACCAGCACCTACTTCTGCACGATCAGACAGTTATTCGCAAAG GTCCCATTTCAATGACCAAGAACCCCCTGAGTCTCCCTTGTCAGAAGGAGCTGGTGGGGGCCGTGATGAATCCCAGTGAGGTCTTCTGCTCTGTCCCTGGAAGGTTGTCTCTCCTCAGTTCTACATCGAAATACAAAGTGACAGTCGCTGAAGTCCAGAGGCGACTGTCCCCGCCTGAGTGCTTAAATGCCTCATTACTGGGAGGTGTTCTCAGAAG AGCCAAATCTAAAAATGGTGGCCGGTCTTTGCGGGAGAAGTTGGACAAGATTGGGTTGAATCTTCCAGCCGGGAGACGGAAAGCTGCCCACGTAACCCTCCTGACATCCTTAGTAGAAG GTGAGGCTGTTCATTTGGCTCGGGACTTTGCCTATGTCTGTGAAGCAGAATTTCCTAGTAAATCCGTGGCCGAGTATTTAACCAGACCTCATCTGGGAGGACGGAATGAGATGGCGACTAGGAAGAACATGCTACTGGCCGCACA GCAAGTGTGTAAAGAATTCACAGAACTTCTCAATCAAGACCGAACTCCCAACGGGAACAACCGGCCCACCCCGGTCCTGGAGACCAACATCCAGAGCTGCTTGTCTCATTTCAGCCTGATTACCCACGGCTTCGGCAGCCAGGCCATCTGTGCCGCGGTGTCTGCTGTGCAGAACTACATCAAAGAAGCCCTGATAGTCATAGACAAATCCTATATGAATCCTGGAGACCAGAGTCCCGCGGATTCTAGCAAAACCCTGGAGAAGCTGGAGAAGCACAGAAAATAA